From Enterococcus wangshanyuanii, the proteins below share one genomic window:
- the rhaD gene encoding rhamnulose-1-phosphate aldolase: protein MKIHNIYEAPFIKEMCEATRNLWKNGWAERNGGNISYRLDQEEVGFYLDVDRIIAEVDLGFEIQELAGKIFLVSGSGKYFKNVWQNPADNLVILKISADGKKYQVLWGLETGGVPTSELASHLKCHAVRLQQDPEHRVILHTHSIAISAMTFIHDLDEDAFTKTLWEMITECLVVFPDGVAVLPWMVAGTVELGEASAAKMYDSRIVIWPHHGIMGAGQTMDDAFGLVETAEKAADIYMKAQAVSTDFKQKITDQQLWDLADHFGVVPKAGILNERVIQ from the coding sequence ATGAAAATCCATAATATTTATGAAGCACCGTTTATCAAAGAAATGTGTGAGGCAACAAGAAATCTCTGGAAAAATGGCTGGGCGGAAAGAAATGGCGGCAATATCAGCTACCGTTTAGATCAAGAAGAAGTCGGTTTTTATTTAGATGTCGATCGCATTATTGCGGAAGTTGATTTAGGCTTTGAGATCCAAGAGTTAGCGGGGAAAATTTTCTTAGTCTCTGGCTCAGGGAAATACTTTAAAAATGTGTGGCAAAACCCCGCTGACAATCTAGTGATTTTAAAAATTTCAGCAGATGGAAAAAAATATCAGGTGCTTTGGGGCTTGGAAACAGGCGGTGTCCCTACAAGTGAGCTGGCTTCTCATTTAAAATGTCATGCCGTTCGTCTGCAGCAGGATCCCGAGCATCGAGTGATTTTGCACACACATTCGATCGCGATTTCAGCAATGACCTTCATCCACGATTTAGATGAGGATGCGTTTACAAAAACACTTTGGGAAATGATCACTGAATGTTTAGTTGTTTTTCCAGACGGTGTAGCAGTCTTACCTTGGATGGTTGCCGGCACAGTTGAATTAGGGGAAGCATCAGCGGCTAAAATGTATGATTCACGAATCGTCATCTGGCCTCATCACGGGATCATGGGGGCAGGGCAAACGATGGATGATGCTTTTGGATTAGTTGAAACAGCTGAAAAAGCAGCAGATATCTATATGAAAGCCCAAGCAGTCTCAACGGACTTTAAACAAAAAATCACCGATCAACAGCTCTGGGATTTAGCCGATCATTTCGGCGTAGTTCCTAAAGCTGGGATTTTAAACGAACGAGTAATCCAATAA
- a CDS encoding RrF2 family transcriptional regulator, with translation MKLNNSFIQSLAILVMLAELPEGSALKSQEISKRMEVSPTYLLKIAKKLKDAGLINSSASKNGGYTIKKDIREISFLDVFEAVDENTTFLDKLDLNPIHNMFLSEALVKEKELVVKQILLAAEAEYKQTLAKHFVDEIAPKSNDGKTLEIDWKQIISED, from the coding sequence GTGAAACTTAACAATTCATTTATTCAATCGCTCGCTATCTTAGTCATGTTGGCAGAATTACCTGAGGGCAGTGCCTTAAAATCTCAAGAAATCAGTAAACGAATGGAAGTCTCCCCAACCTATTTATTAAAGATTGCTAAAAAATTAAAAGATGCTGGTTTGATCAATTCAAGCGCATCAAAAAATGGCGGTTACACGATAAAAAAAGACATTCGCGAGATTAGTTTTTTGGACGTATTTGAAGCTGTCGATGAAAATACAACATTTTTGGATAAATTGGATTTAAACCCGATCCATAATATGTTTCTGTCAGAAGCATTAGTGAAAGAAAAAGAACTCGTCGTAAAACAAATTTTGCTAGCTGCTGAAGCGGAATACAAACAAACCTTAGCTAAACACTTCGTTGACGAAATTGCTCCTAAAAGCAATGATGGAAAAACACTTGAAATCGATTGGAAACAAATAATCTCAGAAGACTAA
- a CDS encoding PTS sugar transporter subunit IIA — MLVADKFLRAELVDIYEEEDDQAVFFSHLSAKLLELGYVDEEYLHALLKREAEYPTGLKTATLNVAIPHTDPQYIKQPFIYIIKLKTPVTFGEMGTDNVFLKAEYAFCLGFDKGEDQLVLLQNLMAMFMDQLFMERLEIETDKKKMFDLVINYFNKEEE, encoded by the coding sequence ATGCTTGTTGCAGATAAGTTTCTTAGAGCAGAGTTAGTTGATATTTATGAGGAAGAGGATGATCAGGCAGTCTTTTTTTCTCATTTGTCAGCGAAGCTACTCGAATTAGGCTATGTGGACGAAGAATATTTACACGCGCTGTTAAAAAGAGAAGCGGAGTATCCGACTGGTTTGAAGACCGCAACATTGAATGTAGCCATTCCACATACCGATCCCCAATACATTAAACAGCCATTTATCTATATCATTAAATTGAAAACGCCAGTGACATTTGGTGAAATGGGCACGGATAACGTTTTTTTAAAAGCAGAATATGCCTTTTGTCTAGGGTTTGACAAAGGTGAAGATCAGCTAGTGCTACTACAAAATTTAATGGCGATGTTTATGGATCAGTTATTTATGGAACGTTTGGAAATCGAAACCGATAAGAAAAAAATGTTTGATTTAGTCATCAATTATTTTAATAAGGAAGAGGAGTAA
- a CDS encoding 2-hydroxyacid dehydrogenase, whose translation MSKVIVVGDTLVSAATLKEAAEQLKIPKPIEVTCFDWYADLTKEEFQAKIKIIEQGGPEAVELPEGILPALEEAEYLLVHIAPVSAKMLEAAPQLKMIGTSRGGLEHIDLEAVSQRNIPLIHVIRNAEPVADFTVGLMYAATRNIALSHRQVMNGQWPKQFPNDLYKTTLSNLTVALIGLGYIGKLVVKRLNGLGVKVVAYDPYVDQEKIKREGLAVTFVELEEAFKHADILSLHMRVTPDTTNMINDSLISLMKPSSYLINTARPDILYKPSFVKALKDRKIAGAAIDVVWEEPIQADDPLLALDNLTITSHIAGDTIDAIPRSPYLLRDVMNEFFEKGSSDMLIRL comes from the coding sequence ATGAGTAAAGTGATTGTTGTCGGAGATACATTAGTTTCAGCCGCTACTTTAAAAGAAGCGGCTGAACAGTTAAAGATTCCCAAACCGATCGAAGTGACTTGTTTTGATTGGTATGCAGATTTAACAAAAGAAGAATTTCAAGCAAAAATCAAAATTATTGAACAAGGCGGTCCAGAAGCAGTTGAACTTCCGGAAGGGATCTTGCCAGCGTTGGAAGAGGCGGAATATCTTTTAGTGCATATTGCCCCTGTTTCTGCAAAAATGCTGGAAGCAGCACCACAATTAAAAATGATCGGGACAAGCCGCGGCGGTTTGGAGCATATCGATTTAGAGGCTGTCAGCCAACGGAATATCCCGTTGATCCATGTCATTAGAAATGCAGAGCCAGTTGCTGACTTTACCGTTGGTTTGATGTATGCGGCAACTAGGAATATCGCCTTGTCACATAGACAGGTAATGAACGGACAATGGCCAAAACAATTTCCAAATGATTTATACAAAACGACCTTGTCTAATTTAACTGTTGCTTTGATCGGATTAGGGTATATCGGAAAATTAGTCGTGAAACGATTAAATGGACTTGGTGTGAAAGTAGTCGCTTATGACCCGTATGTCGATCAGGAAAAGATCAAAAGAGAAGGACTGGCTGTTACTTTTGTTGAATTGGAAGAAGCCTTCAAGCATGCGGATATTCTATCACTTCACATGCGAGTGACACCTGATACAACCAATATGATCAATGACTCTTTGATTTCATTGATGAAACCAAGCAGTTACTTGATCAATACAGCAAGACCGGATATTTTATACAAACCATCTTTTGTTAAGGCGTTGAAGGATAGAAAGATTGCCGGAGCAGCAATTGATGTGGTTTGGGAAGAACCGATCCAGGCTGATGATCCTCTATTGGCATTAGATAATTTGACGATCACGTCTCATATTGCCGGTGATACGATCGATGCGATTCCGCGATCGCCATATCTTTTAAGAGACGTGATGAATGAATTTTTTGAAAAGGGTTCCAGTGACATGCTGATTCGCTTATAA
- the fucO gene encoding lactaldehyde reductase, with product MTIHRMILNETAYFGKGAIKEIVNEINKRQFKKALIVTDKELIKNGVVTKVINLLTAEKMPYAIYDEIVPNPTIRDVQNGVESCRDAKADYIIAIGGGSPIDTAKAIGVIINNPEFSDVISLEGEVQTKTPSLPILAIPTTSGTAAEVTINYVITDENNHRKFVCVDPHDIPLVAFIDSDMMIGMPKALCAATGMDALTHAIEGYVTKGAWEMTDMLHLKAIEIISHVLRDSVAGDEQAREKMALGQYLAGMGFSNVGLGLVHGMAHPLSAWYNVPHGVACASLLPTVMAYNQDATGEKYREIAKYMGIENTEQLSIEEARSAAVEAVQQLSTDVGIPQTISALGVKEQDLAAIAEDAHKDVCTPGNPRSATVEEITELYRSLLA from the coding sequence ATGACGATCCATCGAATGATATTAAATGAAACTGCTTATTTTGGCAAAGGGGCAATTAAAGAAATTGTCAATGAAATCAACAAACGCCAGTTTAAAAAAGCATTGATCGTAACAGACAAAGAGCTCATAAAAAATGGTGTTGTGACAAAAGTGATCAACTTGTTGACAGCTGAAAAAATGCCGTATGCAATTTATGATGAAATTGTGCCTAATCCGACCATTCGTGATGTTCAAAACGGTGTGGAAAGTTGTCGGGACGCGAAAGCTGATTATATTATCGCGATCGGTGGCGGTTCCCCGATCGATACAGCGAAAGCAATTGGTGTGATCATCAATAATCCCGAATTTTCTGATGTCATCAGTTTGGAAGGAGAAGTACAAACTAAGACACCAAGTTTGCCTATTTTAGCTATACCAACTACTTCTGGAACAGCCGCTGAGGTGACGATCAATTATGTTATCACAGATGAAAACAATCACAGAAAATTTGTATGTGTCGATCCTCATGATATTCCACTCGTTGCTTTTATCGATAGTGACATGATGATCGGAATGCCTAAAGCCTTATGTGCTGCAACTGGCATGGATGCGTTGACTCATGCAATCGAAGGATATGTCACAAAAGGAGCATGGGAAATGACAGATATGCTGCATTTAAAAGCCATCGAGATCATTTCTCATGTCCTACGTGACTCAGTAGCTGGGGATGAACAGGCAAGAGAAAAAATGGCGTTGGGTCAATACCTTGCTGGAATGGGGTTCTCTAACGTAGGTTTGGGCTTAGTTCATGGTATGGCTCATCCGTTGAGCGCTTGGTACAATGTTCCTCATGGTGTCGCCTGTGCATCATTACTACCAACTGTTATGGCCTATAATCAGGATGCTACTGGAGAAAAATACCGTGAAATCGCTAAATATATGGGCATTGAAAATACGGAGCAGCTGTCGATCGAAGAAGCTCGTAGCGCTGCTGTGGAGGCAGTTCAGCAGTTAAGTACAGATGTGGGGATCCCGCAAACGATCAGTGCATTGGGTGTGAAAGAACAAGATTTAGCAGCAATCGCTGAAGATGCACATAAAGATGTATGTACACCAGGTAATCCACGAAGTGCCACAGTTGAAGAAATCACCGAATTATACCGTAGCTTGCTTGCGTAA
- a CDS encoding PTS galactitol transporter subunit IIC, protein MLDLLSQIMDAFGAAVVVPIIIFFIALIMKVKPKKAFGAALNAGIGLTGFNMIIGAYSPIVTPVVNRMVEETGVNLRILDTGWQATSVVAYSTQVGMIFLGLGLILQTVLFLVKYTNIFMPSDLWNNYSFMLWGSMLYISTKNLWLSIGLMVLSNLYCLVFSEIIAKRWSNYYGYPSCTMTAPHHICSVPLAIGMDWLLTKLGANKVKWNPETLQTKLGFLGEPTSLGFILGLALGFAGNFMRLNMLEAWGEVTIVGISTAAIMAIFPKIAGIFASAFTTITDASKKTAKSSSSDRVWFLAINDAAGYGETATLLTGMLLIPIVLVLAILLPGNQTLPMVDLIAIPYMIELIICVSNGNIFKSLISGTIWCVGGLYMITAVAPIFTDVAVEVGVNLPEGALMICSFAVMTNHIMGLLFLIFMTQNPLWIGLSVVVYIVLYVFVRVKKESIHAYLEEQAEREANTGIIEGAVS, encoded by the coding sequence ATGCTGGATCTACTTTCACAAATCATGGATGCATTTGGTGCGGCAGTTGTTGTTCCGATCATAATCTTTTTCATTGCTTTGATCATGAAGGTCAAACCTAAAAAAGCGTTTGGGGCAGCATTGAATGCTGGGATTGGATTGACTGGTTTCAATATGATCATTGGGGCTTATTCACCGATCGTTACACCCGTAGTCAATCGCATGGTAGAAGAAACAGGTGTTAATCTAAGGATTTTAGATACGGGCTGGCAGGCAACGAGTGTAGTGGCCTACTCTACTCAAGTTGGTATGATCTTTTTAGGGTTAGGGCTGATTTTACAGACGGTACTATTCTTGGTGAAATATACAAATATTTTTATGCCTTCTGATTTATGGAATAATTATTCCTTTATGCTTTGGGGATCGATGTTGTATATTTCCACTAAAAACTTATGGTTATCGATCGGTTTGATGGTTTTGTCAAATTTATATTGTTTGGTATTTTCGGAAATCATTGCCAAACGTTGGTCTAATTATTATGGTTATCCAAGTTGCACAATGACTGCACCGCATCATATTTGTTCGGTTCCATTAGCGATCGGAATGGACTGGTTGTTGACAAAGCTAGGTGCAAATAAGGTCAAATGGAATCCTGAAACACTTCAAACGAAGCTGGGCTTTTTAGGAGAACCAACATCATTAGGATTTATTTTAGGTCTTGCTTTAGGTTTTGCAGGAAACTTTATGCGATTGAATATGCTTGAAGCTTGGGGAGAAGTGACGATCGTTGGGATTTCAACGGCAGCTATCATGGCGATTTTTCCAAAAATTGCCGGAATTTTTGCTTCGGCATTCACTACGATCACAGATGCTTCTAAGAAGACTGCAAAATCAAGCAGTTCAGACCGTGTCTGGTTCTTAGCGATCAATGATGCAGCTGGCTATGGTGAAACGGCCACTTTACTGACAGGAATGCTATTGATCCCGATCGTGCTTGTTTTGGCAATCCTTTTACCAGGGAATCAAACGCTGCCGATGGTTGATTTGATCGCGATTCCTTATATGATCGAATTGATTATTTGTGTATCGAATGGGAATATTTTTAAATCATTGATCAGCGGGACGATTTGGTGTGTAGGCGGATTGTATATGATCACAGCTGTTGCGCCGATTTTTACTGATGTTGCTGTAGAAGTAGGAGTCAATTTACCTGAAGGAGCTTTGATGATTTGCAGCTTTGCGGTAATGACCAATCACATCATGGGCTTATTGTTCTTGATTTTCATGACGCAAAATCCACTGTGGATCGGTTTATCTGTTGTCGTATACATTGTTTTATATGTGTTTGTCCGTGTGAAGAAAGAATCGATCCATGCTTATCTTGAAGAGCAAGCTGAACGTGAAGCGAATACTGGGATCATAGAAGGAGCTGTTTCGTAA
- a CDS encoding YhgE/Pip domain-containing protein — MKKKLTIAGIALSLILLIPMLYSTIFIKSMMDPYGNIDKLPVALVDNQENNDIYTALKESDLFDFTITDHKEAIEKLKKGEVYATIEFEKEFMNRISEFPAKQTSAEVILTTGEGLNYSSAKIISSAIDKFVLQANNKASSSMIQKLNHEKIPVPAQISEIIQLDHKEYYPVKNNGEAMAPYILSLTLFVGSIFLNQFVMRIFKKKSENYFGYWRKQYLYPLLIVFGQSLLLAFAIFNILNIHTNYWKEFMLFIFLASGTFYSVIVSFNKLFPGIGSLLVLVITMLQTSSSGGSYSIYLASSVFQTIHRYIPMTYSVDGFRKLLSLNTTNIKTETFALLLFLGLSQMIIYFSYWYHEKRKVEEVERSN; from the coding sequence ATGAAAAAGAAACTAACTATTGCAGGAATAGCATTGTCGTTGATCTTATTGATTCCTATGCTCTATTCTACTATATTTATCAAATCTATGATGGATCCTTACGGAAATATTGATAAACTTCCAGTAGCTTTGGTAGACAATCAAGAAAACAATGATATTTATACTGCTCTTAAAGAGAGTGACCTCTTTGATTTTACAATAACAGACCATAAAGAGGCTATTGAAAAGTTAAAGAAAGGAGAAGTATACGCAACGATTGAATTTGAAAAAGAGTTTATGAATAGAATATCAGAATTTCCAGCGAAACAAACTTCCGCTGAAGTGATTCTGACAACAGGAGAAGGACTTAATTATTCTTCTGCGAAGATCATCTCAAGTGCTATCGATAAATTTGTGTTACAAGCAAATAATAAAGCATCTAGTTCAATGATTCAAAAATTGAACCACGAAAAAATACCTGTTCCAGCTCAAATTAGTGAGATCATTCAACTAGATCATAAAGAGTATTATCCAGTCAAAAATAATGGTGAAGCCATGGCACCCTATATTTTATCTTTGACACTGTTTGTTGGAAGTATCTTTTTGAATCAATTTGTAATGCGGATCTTCAAGAAAAAATCAGAGAATTATTTTGGTTATTGGCGTAAGCAATATCTCTATCCATTATTGATCGTATTTGGACAAAGCTTACTTTTAGCGTTTGCGATCTTCAATATTTTAAATATTCATACGAATTATTGGAAGGAATTTATGTTATTCATTTTCCTTGCTTCAGGGACGTTTTACAGTGTCATTGTATCATTTAATAAACTCTTTCCCGGTATAGGGAGTTTACTGGTATTGGTTATTACAATGCTCCAAACTTCCTCATCTGGTGGAAGTTATTCGATTTATTTAGCTTCCTCTGTATTTCAAACGATCCATCGCTATATCCCGATGACATATAGTGTGGATGGCTTTAGAAAATTACTTAGTTTGAATACCACGAATATAAAAACAGAGACATTTGCTTTGCTCTTATTCTTAGGATTGAGTCAAATGATCATCTATTTTTCATATTGGTATCATGAAAAACGTAAAGTAGAGGAAGTAGAACGCTCTAATTGA
- a CDS encoding VOC family protein, whose product MSKFSPCLWFDGKVEEAAEFYVDAFEQGAIKQTDYYVDSEHQPKGSILTISLSLAGQEFILLNGGPEFKFTPAISFYVECETEEQIDQLWGKLSQEGSVLMEYGEYPFSPKFGWVADKYGVSWQLVLAGRPQSIAPTFLFTKEQSGKAEEAMNQWISIFGEGNVEYVQKNPDGTISQALFTMHGQPFRVMDGGAVDHDFTFTMATSFYVYCKDQEEIDRLWDAVTAKGKEWPCGWMEDEYGVCWQTVTSDMERLFDNSDPDRAYRVMQELYKMKKIDIAALRAAYEKKE is encoded by the coding sequence ATGTCAAAATTTTCACCGTGTTTATGGTTCGATGGAAAAGTGGAGGAAGCAGCAGAATTTTATGTGGATGCGTTTGAACAAGGAGCGATCAAGCAAACTGATTACTATGTAGATAGTGAACATCAGCCGAAGGGCTCTATTTTAACGATTTCGTTATCTCTTGCAGGACAAGAATTTATTTTGTTGAACGGCGGTCCTGAATTTAAATTTACGCCAGCGATTTCATTTTACGTGGAATGTGAGACAGAGGAACAAATCGATCAGTTGTGGGGAAAACTAAGTCAAGAAGGCAGTGTATTGATGGAATATGGTGAATATCCTTTCAGTCCTAAATTTGGCTGGGTTGCTGACAAATATGGTGTATCGTGGCAGTTGGTTTTAGCTGGGCGTCCTCAATCGATTGCACCAACATTTTTATTTACGAAAGAGCAATCGGGAAAAGCAGAAGAGGCAATGAATCAGTGGATTAGTATTTTTGGTGAAGGAAATGTTGAATACGTTCAAAAAAATCCTGACGGTACGATTTCACAAGCGTTATTTACGATGCATGGACAGCCGTTTCGAGTAATGGATGGCGGAGCAGTCGATCATGATTTTACATTTACTATGGCGACATCTTTTTATGTTTATTGTAAGGACCAAGAAGAAATCGATCGGTTATGGGATGCAGTAACTGCTAAGGGAAAAGAATGGCCCTGCGGCTGGATGGAAGATGAATACGGTGTTTGTTGGCAAACGGTAACGAGTGATATGGAAAGATTATTTGATAATTCTGATCCAGATCGTGCGTATCGTGTGATGCAGGAATTGTATAAAATGAAAAAAATCGATATAGCTGCGTTACGAGCAGCTTATGAAAAAAAAGAATAG
- a CDS encoding PTS sugar transporter subunit IIB, translated as MKKLNVISVCGSGTVTSTMVANKVKDFLEENGYRAQTVEVNPGGVEGQLASGNWDIIVHTSPLKGNYEIPTINSVGLLTGMGEEEFFEELLETANKITG; from the coding sequence ATGAAAAAATTGAATGTTATTTCAGTCTGCGGTTCAGGAACAGTAACAAGTACAATGGTAGCAAATAAGGTCAAAGATTTTCTAGAAGAAAATGGGTATCGGGCTCAAACCGTCGAAGTCAATCCTGGAGGAGTAGAAGGGCAGCTGGCTTCTGGTAATTGGGATATCATTGTTCATACAAGTCCATTAAAAGGAAACTATGAGATACCAACGATCAATTCGGTCGGGTTACTAACTGGGATGGGCGAAGAAGAATTTTTTGAAGAGCTGCTGGAAACAGCAAACAAAATAACAGGCTGA
- a CDS encoding BglG family transcription antiterminator, with protein MAVQILQLIVSNTSISLQQLEREIRASKGQIEYRIKKINAFLRIQGKERISKNGQIVSSDLDVQHLAQLLDELSPLVYLTDTERQHYLLVILLFNDTSSLASLAQRLAVSKNTILKDNKKLSSQLKKQHIDLVYSRKSGYYLEGEELSIRKIGIKAIREILNDTQEAARFNSVFATDLQRIKKLQAQLELLEKHLNLTFTEAKLVDLSFVLYMCTKRIARGNKLKKDVLKHVIPMVDRSFYEEVSATLSYFFEGLDDPAEAEFISLQILSSSLIWNRTQQKNAQLITAIQATIQQFELLGITTINEKEELTEALYQHILPASYRIKFGVPDNNPSAKKIIEEYEHIHQLVKAAIQPIESVLKVVFPEDELTYITVLFLSFLKNDLVKKDKKQAVVVCLQGISISRLLLENLKELFPDIHFVRYMSLREFYEMDDRYIDYIFSTVHLDTEKTVFFIRHFLNGTEKALLSQEVEKELGATNKKRAATIETNKVLEIVDQYASVTEKLLLEKNLDAYFHSLNYQQTSTLPHSSGKQQLLNLLPIEHIQIYQGSLTFSEAIHVASKPLIERKFVEADYAKTIIKNYDPAYPYFVIAPETAIPHAGPEDGVRKLGMSLLLLKKPVYFSDELPVRLIFMIAPKDKKSHINAISSLYDFVNDRRHLERLLSKNYERELKAYLDEQLGCR; from the coding sequence ATGGCGGTACAGATTTTACAGTTGATCGTTTCTAATACAAGTATTTCTTTGCAGCAGTTAGAAAGAGAAATCAGGGCTTCTAAGGGACAAATCGAGTACAGAATAAAAAAGATCAATGCATTTTTACGTATTCAGGGAAAAGAAAGGATCAGTAAGAACGGTCAAATCGTATCTAGTGATCTGGATGTTCAACATTTAGCTCAACTGTTGGATGAGTTATCGCCATTGGTTTATTTGACGGATACAGAGCGGCAGCATTATCTGTTAGTGATTCTACTATTTAATGATACTAGCTCGCTCGCATCATTAGCACAAAGACTGGCAGTAAGTAAGAATACTATTTTAAAAGACAATAAGAAATTGAGCAGCCAGCTAAAAAAACAACATATAGACTTAGTCTACAGCCGAAAAAGCGGCTACTATTTGGAAGGAGAGGAATTATCGATCCGCAAGATCGGGATCAAAGCGATCAGAGAAATCCTCAATGATACACAAGAAGCTGCCCGCTTTAATTCTGTGTTTGCAACAGATCTCCAACGGATCAAAAAACTTCAAGCCCAATTAGAACTGTTGGAAAAGCATCTGAATTTGACTTTTACCGAAGCAAAGCTAGTAGATTTATCCTTTGTCCTTTATATGTGTACAAAAAGAATAGCACGCGGCAATAAACTCAAAAAAGATGTATTGAAGCATGTGATTCCAATGGTTGACCGTTCTTTTTATGAAGAGGTTTCTGCCACATTAAGCTACTTTTTTGAAGGTTTGGACGACCCGGCAGAAGCAGAGTTTATCAGTCTGCAAATTTTAAGTAGCAGTTTGATTTGGAATCGAACGCAGCAAAAAAATGCTCAGCTGATCACCGCGATCCAAGCAACGATCCAGCAATTTGAATTATTGGGGATCACTACGATCAATGAAAAAGAGGAGCTGACCGAAGCTTTATATCAGCATATTCTCCCTGCGAGTTATCGTATCAAGTTTGGCGTGCCAGATAACAATCCAAGTGCTAAGAAGATCATTGAGGAATATGAACACATCCACCAATTAGTAAAAGCAGCGATCCAGCCGATCGAATCAGTATTGAAGGTTGTGTTTCCAGAAGATGAACTGACCTATATTACGGTACTTTTTTTGAGTTTTCTAAAAAATGATTTGGTAAAAAAAGATAAGAAGCAGGCCGTTGTTGTTTGTCTTCAGGGAATTTCGATTTCTCGTTTATTGCTGGAAAACTTAAAGGAATTATTCCCGGATATTCATTTCGTCCGCTATATGTCTTTGCGGGAATTTTATGAAATGGATGACCGTTACATTGATTATATATTTTCTACGGTTCATTTAGATACAGAAAAAACAGTGTTCTTTATTCGACATTTTCTGAATGGAACTGAAAAAGCCTTGTTAAGCCAAGAAGTTGAAAAAGAATTAGGGGCAACGAATAAAAAACGAGCAGCTACAATCGAAACCAATAAGGTATTAGAAATTGTTGATCAGTATGCGAGTGTCACAGAAAAGCTGTTGCTTGAAAAAAATCTGGATGCATATTTTCACTCCTTGAATTATCAGCAAACAAGTACATTACCTCACAGCTCCGGCAAGCAGCAATTATTGAACTTATTGCCTATCGAGCATATTCAGATTTATCAAGGATCACTCACTTTTTCCGAAGCGATCCATGTGGCTTCCAAGCCATTGATAGAGCGAAAGTTTGTTGAAGCGGATTATGCGAAAACGATTATTAAAAATTACGATCCTGCCTATCCTTATTTTGTGATTGCACCTGAGACTGCGATTCCTCATGCTGGTCCGGAAGATGGTGTGCGTAAACTGGGCATGTCATTGTTGCTGTTGAAAAAACCAGTGTATTTTTCAGATGAGCTGCCGGTTCGTCTGATCTTCATGATCGCGCCTAAAGATAAGAAAAGTCATATCAACGCTATCAGCAGTTTGTATGATTTTGTTAATGATAGACGTCACTTAGAGCGGTTGCTTTCAAAAAACTATGAACGGGAATTAAAAGCGTATTTGGATGAGCAGTTGGGCTGTCGTTAA